In the genome of Acidimicrobiales bacterium, the window TCAGTGGTATCTGGTAGCCGCGATGAAACCGGCGACGATCAGGCCCAGGCCCAGCAGCAGGTACCAGTTGTTGGCACCGCCGGGCAGCAGTCCGAGGTAGTTGAGCAGGATGCAGATCAGGCCGAGCCCGAAGAAGGTGAGGATGAGCACCGGCACCCACCACGGGCTCGAGCGGAACTCGCGGGGGATCGGCGCGGTGTAGCGCCCGCCCGCCGGCGTGGTCCGCCCGCTGGCACCCGCCGTCGTGCGCCCGCCGGTACCGGCCGACCCGCGCCTGACGGGGCCTCCCTTGGGTGTGACGCGCCCGGGAGCGTCCTTGGTCTTCCTCGGCATACCTCGACTCTAGGTGGCGGTAGGGTGCCGGCGTGCAGCACGGCGTGGCGCGGATCCTGGTCGTCGACAACTACGACT includes:
- a CDS encoding cell division protein CrgA — protein: MPRKTKDAPGRVTPKGGPVRRGSAGTGGRTTAGASGRTTPAGGRYTAPIPREFRSSPWWVPVLILTFFGLGLICILLNYLGLLPGGANNWYLLLGLGLIVAGFIAATRYH